A region of Pirellulaceae bacterium DNA encodes the following proteins:
- a CDS encoding prepilin-type N-terminal cleavage/methylation domain-containing protein produces MVEKQATARRGLTLTELLVVVSIMVIVAGALVPMVQPLLKGRNPREAARQLNVMIAGAQARAMATGRSVGIWLERAAHEPNDPPELWYSVYKVYLAEEPVPYSGDFDDSRVAVTQGNAGVWEANFLPDISCCQSAATLVQIGDFIRLNQRGPRYPIVGMDTRKISFTVPPQTPRPLTPARYVNSITGTTFEIFRQPMKSVSSPIEMPNNTAIDLSVSGFADLNTGTPSLTKFREMSPEYDIAIMFGPDGGIDHVYFISHEPNIPTFAVRPASNISLLIGRSDKVGRDLQKATNITNDAVQNVTGPMGLASLEEKANIWLTIANHSGRVSSAENAGISLATMNTILTNPGAFDARNLIGECRQYADTGQSMGGR; encoded by the coding sequence ATGGTTGAGAAGCAGGCAACAGCTCGACGAGGACTGACGCTGACCGAACTATTGGTCGTCGTCAGCATCATGGTGATCGTCGCAGGCGCCCTCGTGCCCATGGTGCAGCCTCTCCTCAAAGGACGCAATCCACGGGAGGCAGCCCGGCAACTGAACGTCATGATCGCCGGCGCTCAAGCCCGTGCCATGGCCACCGGCCGCTCCGTTGGCATCTGGTTGGAACGAGCCGCTCACGAACCGAACGATCCACCTGAACTTTGGTATTCGGTCTACAAGGTTTATTTGGCGGAAGAACCGGTACCCTATTCGGGCGACTTTGATGACTCACGTGTTGCCGTCACGCAAGGCAACGCCGGCGTTTGGGAAGCCAACTTTCTTCCTGATATCAGCTGTTGTCAATCGGCTGCCACATTAGTTCAGATCGGTGACTTCATCCGTTTAAATCAACGCGGTCCTCGCTATCCAATCGTGGGAATGGACACGAGAAAGATCAGTTTTACTGTCCCTCCACAAACCCCGCGACCTTTGACACCGGCTCGTTATGTCAATTCGATAACGGGCACAACATTCGAGATCTTCCGGCAACCGATGAAATCAGTCAGTTCGCCCATTGAGATGCCAAATAACACGGCCATCGATCTATCCGTTTCGGGATTTGCCGATTTGAATACCGGCACCCCAAGCCTGACCAAATTCCGCGAAATGAGTCCCGAGTATGACATTGCGATCATGTTCGGTCCGGACGGCGGCATCGACCACGTTTATTTCATCTCCCACGAACCCAACATACCGACTTTCGCAGTCCGACCCGCCAGCAACATCAGTTTGCTCATCGGCCGCTCTGACAAAGTTGGCCGCGACTTGCAAAAAGCCACAAACATTACCAACGATGCTGTTCAAAATGTGACTGGCCCCATGGGCCTGGCCAGTCTGGAAGAAAAGGCAAACATCTGGTTAACAATCGCCAATCATTCTGGCCGTGTTTCCAGTGCCGAAAATGCAGGCATCTCGCTTGCGACGATGAACACCATCTTAACAAATCCCGGCGCCTTCGACGCCAGGAACCTAATCGGTGAATGCCGCCAATACGCCGACACGGGGCAGAGTATGGGAGGCCGTTAG
- a CDS encoding prepilin-type N-terminal cleavage/methylation domain-containing protein: protein MKPPRQLTRQCSCRGDQGITKGDMQMTQGGIQRERPSEARPSEARPSAGFSLVELLVVIVIIGILIALLIPVLGIARASVQEAGITTEVATLSQGLEAFNTEFNAGYPPDFSGPIIVNGPRQLVAPDAQAVDQFLTRLFRYRNRATDVPRDPATGMPLPNGANLFASLDPSEALVFWLRGFTDDPANPLFGPVGVRPDTVQRTPIFEFDPTRLIDKDGDGFMEYYPRFASDLPYVYLAHYNYVGAFQQPSLVCRTGVDTNAAFPCPRPYLAKQNAEEIVDINQVNDYAAAQKFQVLAAGLDNDFGIQQDNSNYNGFTYPLGPYPNRPHQDNITNFAEGSLEGKLP from the coding sequence ATGAAACCGCCACGACAGCTGACAAGGCAATGCAGTTGCCGAGGTGACCAAGGAATCACGAAGGGAGACATGCAGATGACGCAGGGCGGAATTCAACGCGAACGACCATCGGAGGCACGACCATCGGAGGCACGACCATCGGCTGGTTTTTCGCTGGTTGAGTTGCTAGTGGTGATTGTCATTATCGGCATCTTGATCGCGTTACTGATCCCGGTCTTAGGTATTGCACGCGCCAGTGTGCAGGAAGCCGGCATCACGACAGAAGTTGCCACCCTCTCGCAAGGGCTGGAAGCGTTTAACACGGAATTCAACGCCGGCTATCCTCCGGACTTCAGTGGTCCGATTATCGTGAATGGCCCACGGCAACTGGTGGCACCCGACGCCCAAGCAGTCGACCAGTTCCTGACTCGTTTGTTCCGATATCGCAACCGGGCGACTGACGTACCGCGTGATCCAGCGACGGGCATGCCGCTCCCAAACGGCGCCAATCTATTTGCTTCGCTCGACCCATCCGAAGCGTTGGTCTTTTGGTTACGAGGTTTCACTGACGATCCGGCGAACCCATTGTTCGGCCCCGTCGGCGTACGACCAGACACCGTGCAACGCACGCCGATCTTTGAGTTCGACCCAACACGCCTGATTGACAAAGACGGCGATGGCTTCATGGAATACTATCCTCGCTTCGCCTCGGATTTACCCTACGTCTATCTGGCGCACTACAACTATGTGGGCGCGTTTCAACAACCATCGCTTGTATGCCGCACGGGCGTTGACACCAACGCGGCCTTCCCTTGCCCTCGTCCTTATCTGGCCAAACAGAACGCGGAGGAAATTGTCGATATCAACCAAGTCAACGACTACGCCGCTGCACAAAAGTTCCAAGTGCTTGCCGCTGGCCTGGACAATGACTTCGGGATTCAGCAAGACAACTCCAACTACAATGGCTTTACTTATCCGCTCGGCCCCTATCCCAACAGACCTCACCAAGACAACATCACCAACTTTGCCGAAGGGTCGCTCGAGGGCAAATTGCCATGA
- a CDS encoding type II secretion system F family protein, giving the protein MPTYQFEAMDAKGQEIRDVVEAENEDEAQTYIRDMGYFVTKIHVKKGRKTAEKKSADGRKRGFAIGGVKSKDLCTFTRQLSILQDAGLPILRSLRILEEQSKPGRLKNSLMDVCDEIEGGSTLSEAMAKSPKAFDRLYVNMIKAGEAGGALELILQRLADFKERSEALKRKVKGAMVYPSVVVMVAVSILSGIMIYIVPTFEQIFIDFDTELPAMTKLLVTISHGVANFWFLIPGIPIGLVLIVKMVRKFKAGRMGWDLFSLKWPVFGRLIEKNSMARSTRTLGTLVASGVPILEGLTITRETCGNAMFERLYGQVADSIREGETIAKPMKENSSPGFHPVAFGLWLSLALPCASLFMVEGAAVFAFPLVAMVGVAAGLYYLVTMRARVADDLVVNMVDVGEETGELDTMLYKVADTYDEEVAVITDSLMSLLEPLMIVFLGGAVGFIVISLFMPLVSLITNLSQ; this is encoded by the coding sequence ATGCCGACGTATCAATTTGAGGCTATGGATGCCAAGGGTCAAGAGATCCGCGACGTCGTCGAGGCGGAAAACGAAGACGAAGCCCAGACGTATATTCGAGACATGGGTTATTTCGTCACGAAGATCCATGTCAAAAAAGGTCGCAAAACGGCTGAGAAAAAGTCAGCCGATGGTCGCAAGCGTGGTTTTGCGATTGGCGGCGTCAAAAGCAAAGACCTCTGCACGTTTACTCGTCAGTTGTCAATTCTGCAAGATGCTGGTTTGCCGATCCTGCGCAGCCTCAGAATTCTTGAAGAGCAGTCCAAACCGGGTCGACTCAAGAATTCCTTGATGGACGTCTGTGATGAAATCGAAGGCGGATCGACCTTATCCGAAGCGATGGCGAAATCCCCCAAAGCCTTCGATCGGTTGTACGTGAACATGATCAAAGCCGGCGAAGCTGGCGGTGCACTGGAACTCATCCTACAGCGACTCGCCGACTTCAAGGAGCGATCCGAGGCATTAAAGCGCAAAGTCAAAGGCGCCATGGTTTACCCATCCGTCGTCGTGATGGTCGCAGTCAGTATTCTGTCGGGTATCATGATTTATATTGTGCCGACCTTTGAACAAATCTTTATCGACTTCGATACAGAGTTACCGGCGATGACTAAGTTGTTGGTCACCATATCTCATGGTGTAGCAAACTTCTGGTTCTTAATCCCTGGCATTCCGATTGGGTTGGTTCTCATCGTAAAAATGGTGCGCAAGTTCAAAGCGGGCCGAATGGGCTGGGACCTATTCTCCCTGAAGTGGCCCGTCTTCGGACGCTTGATCGAAAAGAATTCGATGGCGCGCTCGACACGAACCCTGGGAACGCTGGTGGCCAGCGGTGTGCCAATCCTAGAAGGACTGACCATCACCCGCGAGACTTGCGGCAACGCGATGTTCGAACGTTTATACGGCCAAGTCGCTGATTCAATTCGCGAAGGCGAAACGATCGCCAAACCGATGAAGGAAAATTCGAGCCCCGGCTTTCATCCGGTCGCTTTCGGGCTCTGGCTTTCACTCGCCCTGCCATGCGCGAGCCTGTTCATGGTGGAAGGTGCCGCCGTGTTCGCGTTTCCGCTCGTCGCCATGGTGGGGGTCGCTGCGGGCCTTTATTACTTAGTCACCATGCGAGCACGCGTCGCCGATGACCTCGTCGTTAATATGGTCGACGTCGGTGAAGAAACGGGCGAGCTTGACACGATGCTATACAAAGTCGCTGATACGTACGACGAAGAAGTGGCTGTGATCACCGACAGTTTGATGAGCTTACTGGAACCGCTGATGATCGTATTTCTCGGTGGAGCCGTAGGTTTCATCGTGATTTCGCTCTTCATGCCACTCGTCAGCTTAATCACCAATCTGTCCCAATAG
- a CDS encoding retropepsin-like aspartic protease, whose amino-acid sequence MKQITSWQSIAIVLFFSTLQTVSAESPYILLGPADQLALDQPRIAIEFQDPDTGQILGPAFANTFLLDTGANSILAVDDAIAELNQNGYRTEGTFFERGIGGFTEFDVSAEYNINFAGSDGIPSTITDARILSSTTESFCPIPGLCSFYGIAGMPLMNERVTTMDLSSLGGGNNGDGDIFGDIFDSLLGVDFLSTTFSNQLPTTNLRRYNIPVTPVAFDPESEGPIPVWVDLPFVSADAVQGTTRVNGNMVLDTGAQMSILSTDMAFDLGLDANGDGRLEDNAVGSQALGGVGGQINAPLMLVDELRVPTEQGVELVFTDLNVAIVDIDPTIDGIFGMNFLASGWTGSLLGGDLGDLSDLLDDANLGDLLDGLGGLGVGADGSPYGFFERVHFDFRDFENGNGSIVVDLTEDVTEVVGSDGVHGDLDNDGDIDFDDRKIWVYDVQQTYFGDSTLDGEFDTRDLVAVFQAGEYEDDLLENSSWKTGDWNGDGDFNSGDLVTAFSDGGFERGPRTHINTVPEPSSGLLLLIALGGLWGRARRGSC is encoded by the coding sequence ATGAAGCAGATCACCTCTTGGCAATCCATTGCCATCGTTCTTTTTTTCTCGACTCTGCAAACGGTATCGGCTGAATCTCCCTACATTCTGCTGGGACCCGCCGATCAGCTCGCGTTGGATCAGCCACGCATTGCCATCGAGTTCCAGGATCCGGATACAGGCCAGATTCTGGGTCCTGCTTTTGCGAATACGTTTCTATTGGACACCGGAGCCAACAGCATCTTGGCCGTTGACGACGCAATTGCAGAGCTCAACCAAAACGGCTACCGCACCGAAGGTACGTTTTTCGAGCGTGGGATCGGTGGTTTTACTGAGTTCGATGTGTCAGCTGAGTACAACATCAACTTCGCAGGCAGCGACGGTATCCCCAGTACAATTACTGATGCGAGAATCCTGTCGAGCACCACCGAGAGTTTCTGTCCGATTCCCGGACTCTGTTCGTTCTACGGAATTGCCGGCATGCCCCTGATGAACGAACGAGTCACAACCATGGACTTGTCAAGCCTAGGCGGTGGTAACAACGGCGATGGCGACATTTTCGGGGACATCTTCGATTCGCTTTTGGGCGTCGACTTTCTGTCGACAACCTTTTCCAACCAACTGCCAACGACCAACCTTAGACGTTACAACATCCCGGTAACGCCGGTCGCCTTCGACCCGGAATCCGAGGGTCCGATTCCTGTTTGGGTCGACCTTCCCTTTGTATCGGCAGATGCGGTTCAAGGGACAACTCGCGTGAACGGTAATATGGTGCTCGATACGGGTGCCCAGATGAGTATCCTGTCAACTGACATGGCATTCGATTTGGGACTGGACGCCAACGGTGACGGACGACTGGAAGACAATGCCGTCGGCTCGCAAGCGCTTGGCGGCGTTGGAGGCCAAATCAACGCACCGCTGATGCTGGTCGATGAACTTCGAGTGCCGACCGAACAGGGCGTGGAATTGGTCTTCACCGATTTGAATGTGGCGATCGTCGATATCGACCCCACCATCGATGGCATCTTTGGCATGAACTTTCTCGCCAGTGGCTGGACGGGATCATTGCTGGGAGGCGACCTGGGTGATTTGTCCGACCTGCTGGACGACGCCAATCTGGGCGATCTACTCGACGGGCTAGGCGGCCTCGGCGTAGGCGCTGATGGCTCACCTTACGGTTTTTTTGAACGAGTGCACTTTGATTTTCGTGACTTCGAAAATGGCAATGGCTCGATCGTTGTTGATTTGACCGAGGATGTGACGGAAGTCGTCGGATCCGATGGCGTCCATGGCGATTTAGACAACGATGGCGACATCGACTTCGACGATCGTAAAATCTGGGTGTACGATGTCCAGCAGACCTACTTTGGTGACTCAACGCTGGACGGTGAATTTGACACCCGAGATTTGGTCGCTGTTTTCCAGGCTGGTGAATATGAAGATGATCTGCTGGAGAACTCAAGCTGGAAAACGGGTGACTGGAACGGCGATGGGGATTTCAATAGCGGTGATCTGGTGACCGCATTCAGCGATGGCGGATTCGAGCGAGGCCCCCGCACCCACATCAATACCGTTCCTGAACCATCCAGCGGGCTGTTGTTGCTGATCGCCCTCGGCGGACTATGGGGACGAGCCCGACGCGGTTCTTGCTAA
- a CDS encoding MFS transporter: MLTYLTRRFLPPIEADEWRPLLLAFAWFFCVLLSYYLIRPVRETLGSVLGRNELLPLFTATFTVMVLANPIYSFLIAKLPRRVLALIVYAFFALCLFVFWLFMNTTISTWTARAFFVWVSVFNLFAVSLFWSFLADTFSSEQAKRLFGFVAAGGTLGGLTGSFLAQELVGRVGMAQLLLVPIGAIGVVAILMLCFDRAARQMKAKTEVAVSDEDQPTGGTFWEGITHVMQSPYLIGICGALILAKLCGTTGYFQQTEIVSETLADNEMRIRLFARMNIAVQVVTIILQTLFVGRLMRWWGLSAVLCILPLTYAASFLGLGMTSTLAMLVIGRVAQRGMAYGLMVPAQETLFTVVSREDKYKSKGFIDTAIARGGDVLASLINDWLFRLGLALPAVAFGMIPATLVWCGISWWLGRQQALRAKYFEAKG; encoded by the coding sequence ATGCTGACTTACCTCACACGACGTTTCTTGCCACCGATCGAAGCGGATGAGTGGCGGCCGCTGTTGCTGGCCTTTGCGTGGTTCTTTTGTGTGTTGCTGAGTTATTACCTGATTCGTCCGGTCCGCGAGACGTTGGGGAGTGTGTTAGGGCGCAATGAGTTGTTGCCGCTGTTCACCGCGACGTTCACGGTGATGGTGCTCGCCAATCCGATCTATAGCTTTCTAATTGCAAAGTTGCCACGGCGAGTTTTGGCACTGATTGTCTATGCGTTCTTCGCTCTCTGCCTGTTCGTCTTTTGGTTGTTCATGAACACCACGATTAGCACTTGGACAGCTCGAGCTTTCTTTGTTTGGGTCAGCGTCTTCAATTTGTTTGCCGTGTCGTTGTTCTGGAGTTTCTTGGCAGACACCTTCAGTAGCGAGCAAGCAAAACGACTCTTTGGATTTGTGGCGGCCGGAGGCACGCTAGGCGGATTGACCGGATCGTTCCTCGCACAAGAATTGGTCGGCCGTGTTGGCATGGCTCAGCTGTTGCTGGTTCCAATTGGTGCGATTGGCGTCGTCGCAATCTTGATGCTTTGCTTTGATCGAGCCGCTCGTCAAATGAAAGCGAAAACGGAGGTTGCTGTTTCCGACGAGGATCAGCCGACGGGGGGCACTTTTTGGGAAGGCATCACGCATGTGATGCAATCGCCCTATTTGATCGGCATCTGCGGTGCTTTGATTCTGGCAAAGTTGTGCGGGACAACCGGTTATTTTCAGCAGACGGAGATTGTGAGCGAGACGCTGGCCGATAATGAGATGCGAATTCGGTTATTCGCCAGAATGAATATTGCCGTCCAAGTGGTGACCATTATTTTGCAGACACTGTTTGTGGGTCGGTTGATGCGCTGGTGGGGCTTGTCGGCCGTGTTGTGCATTTTGCCTTTAACTTATGCGGCCAGCTTTCTCGGCTTAGGCATGACCTCGACGCTTGCGATGTTGGTTATCGGTCGGGTTGCTCAGCGCGGAATGGCTTATGGCTTGATGGTGCCGGCCCAGGAAACCCTGTTTACGGTTGTCTCGCGTGAGGATAAATACAAGTCAAAGGGCTTTATTGACACCGCCATCGCGCGTGGAGGTGATGTGTTGGCCAGCCTGATCAATGATTGGCTGTTTCGGCTGGGACTTGCACTCCCAGCGGTGGCCTTTGGCATGATTCCCGCCACCCTGGTCTGGTGTGGCATCTCCTGGTGGCTGGGCAGACAGCAGGCGTTGCGTGCCAAATACTTCGAAGCGAAAGGCTAA
- a CDS encoding NAD(P)(+) transhydrogenase (Re/Si-specific) subunit beta codes for MDTLAIVKLCYLVAASLFILGLKNMSHPRTAVRGNILGAIGMLLAIVVTLTTVDHYGLIVIGILVGGAIGAVLAARIPMTEMPQLVALFNGLGGIASTLVAAAEFSRMDFETIDVLVATAVSGMIGTVTFWGSFVAFGKLQGLKIFSKNWSFSGQQIVNGLLLLLILACAAWMIAEQSFPAFVALVIVSSVLGFFLVTPIGGADMPVVIALLNSYSGIAAAATGFVIDNNVLIIAGSLVGASGIILTKIMCKAMNRSLTNVLFGGIDAGSSVGDADEIYATVRSTSPDDVAMILETAQRVVVVPGYGMAVAQAQHVVRDLANLLESNGTEVLYAIHPVAGRMPGHMNVLLAEADISYDKLKEMDEINPTMVTTDVAIVIGANDVVNPVARTDPNSPIAGMPIIDVDKARTVIVIKRSLSPGFAGIPNPLFAAENTLMLFGDGKQALLELVTAVKES; via the coding sequence GTGGATACTCTGGCTATTGTCAAACTTTGTTATTTAGTTGCAGCCTCCCTATTTATTTTGGGGCTCAAGAATATGTCGCATCCGCGTACTGCGGTGCGCGGCAACATCTTGGGTGCGATTGGGATGTTACTGGCTATTGTTGTGACGCTCACTACAGTGGATCACTATGGATTGATTGTGATTGGGATCCTTGTCGGTGGCGCCATTGGCGCCGTCCTGGCGGCCCGAATTCCAATGACCGAAATGCCTCAGTTGGTTGCGCTGTTTAATGGTCTGGGCGGTATCGCGTCGACCTTAGTGGCTGCTGCCGAATTTTCGCGGATGGACTTCGAAACCATCGATGTGTTGGTCGCGACCGCAGTCTCTGGGATGATCGGTACGGTCACCTTTTGGGGCAGTTTTGTTGCCTTTGGGAAACTTCAAGGCCTGAAGATCTTCAGTAAGAATTGGTCCTTTTCTGGACAACAAATCGTCAATGGGTTGCTGCTGTTGCTGATCCTGGCTTGCGCTGCTTGGATGATTGCCGAACAGTCCTTTCCTGCCTTTGTGGCTTTAGTGATTGTCTCCTCCGTGTTGGGCTTCTTTTTGGTGACCCCCATTGGCGGCGCTGATATGCCGGTTGTGATCGCACTGCTGAATTCTTACTCAGGAATTGCAGCTGCCGCGACAGGATTTGTGATTGATAATAACGTGTTGATCATTGCTGGATCCTTGGTAGGAGCTTCCGGCATTATTTTGACAAAGATTATGTGCAAGGCGATGAACCGCTCACTGACCAATGTGCTGTTCGGTGGAATCGACGCGGGGTCATCGGTCGGTGATGCTGACGAAATTTACGCAACTGTCCGCAGTACCTCGCCTGACGATGTCGCGATGATTCTGGAAACTGCTCAGCGCGTTGTCGTGGTTCCCGGTTATGGGATGGCGGTTGCTCAAGCACAGCATGTTGTTCGCGATCTGGCGAATCTGTTAGAGAGCAACGGAACCGAAGTTCTCTATGCGATCCATCCTGTTGCGGGGAGAATGCCCGGACATATGAATGTGTTGTTGGCGGAGGCAGATATTTCCTACGATAAACTCAAGGAAATGGATGAAATCAATCCGACGATGGTCACGACGGATGTGGCGATCGTGATCGGGGCGAACGATGTGGTCAATCCGGTTGCTCGAACGGACCCCAATAGCCCGATTGCCGGTATGCCGATCATTGATGTCGATAAAGCTCGGACCGTGATTGTGATCAAACGGAGTCTCAGCCCTGGGTTCGCTGGAATTCCTAATCCGCTCTTTGCTGCTGAGAATACGCTGATGTTGTTCGGAGACGGAAAGCAAGCTTTGCTGGAGTTGGTCACCGCTGTGAAAGAGTCCTAG
- a CDS encoding type II secretion system protein, translating to MTHRLNRSRACKHGFTLVELLVTISIIGLLASFVLFAMAGAQESAKRDRTRAQIARIDALLAEKWESYATRRVSPFVRRYQPHTDGPMGNNGREIQRGDPRFRTASTVARVDGIRELMRMELPARKSDLLLPPVVLRESPFLARAYLSKAAKMLAKRKGTPLSSESEINSRWSTTHQGAECLYLILSQMIDEESSALRYFSDTEIGDVDADGMPEILDAWGNPIAFLRWAPGFGWNDMSPQQPIAYLAGTIQDRESNDAFDPAGVYAIQGTFAMYPLVFSAGPDKLYEINISPNRNFSSSIPPNNPYVGLGNYAVSDDLPAGAWVDTNSNGQNDSIDNLHNHLLITGN from the coding sequence ATGACGCATCGCTTGAATCGATCCCGCGCTTGTAAACACGGCTTCACGTTAGTCGAGTTGCTCGTGACGATCTCCATCATTGGGCTGCTGGCATCGTTCGTTTTGTTTGCGATGGCCGGCGCCCAGGAGTCCGCGAAACGTGATCGAACTCGAGCTCAAATCGCACGTATCGACGCGCTGCTTGCCGAAAAGTGGGAATCCTACGCCACGCGACGCGTCAGCCCCTTCGTCCGCCGGTATCAGCCGCACACCGACGGCCCCATGGGTAACAACGGCAGGGAAATTCAACGCGGCGATCCACGCTTCCGCACTGCCTCAACGGTCGCACGAGTCGACGGTATTCGTGAGCTGATGCGGATGGAACTCCCAGCACGAAAGAGTGATCTTCTACTCCCGCCTGTGGTCCTGCGTGAATCCCCCTTCCTGGCCCGAGCCTACCTGTCCAAGGCTGCAAAAATGTTGGCTAAGCGGAAAGGCACGCCGCTCAGCAGTGAATCGGAAATCAATAGTCGCTGGTCAACCACGCATCAGGGGGCGGAGTGTTTGTACTTAATTCTTTCGCAAATGATTGACGAAGAATCGAGTGCTTTACGATATTTTTCCGACACCGAAATTGGGGATGTGGATGCCGATGGCATGCCCGAAATCCTCGATGCCTGGGGCAATCCGATCGCTTTCTTGCGTTGGGCTCCCGGATTCGGCTGGAACGACATGAGTCCCCAACAACCCATCGCCTACCTTGCGGGCACGATACAAGACCGCGAATCAAACGACGCGTTCGATCCAGCCGGTGTGTATGCGATCCAGGGCACCTTTGCCATGTATCCGTTGGTGTTTTCCGCAGGACCGGACAAACTTTACGAAATAAACATTTCACCAAATCGGAACTTCAGCAGCTCAATTCCACCGAACAATCCCTATGTCGGGTTGGGGAATTATGCCGTAAGCGATGATTTACCAGCGGGCGCTTGGGTCGATACGAATAGTAATGGGCAGAATGATTCGATCGACAACCTCCACAATCATCTGTTGATCACAGGTAACTAG
- a CDS encoding NAD(P) transhydrogenase subunit alpha, producing MRSGNHCQTQARPLRSILFPICCAVLLGGIFVGLPSIRLQAAEQPLTQVETAEETIANEFDLGFNRRDALIASVTIFVLSIFVGFELITKVPPTLHTPLMSGSNAISGITVVGALLAAGLTGGKLAGWLGMLAVMMATINVVGGFLVTHRMLSMFRRR from the coding sequence ATGCGTTCAGGAAATCATTGTCAAACTCAAGCTCGACCGCTGCGATCAATCTTGTTCCCGATCTGCTGTGCGGTATTGCTGGGTGGAATCTTTGTTGGCCTTCCATCGATTCGACTGCAGGCGGCTGAACAGCCTCTGACGCAAGTCGAAACGGCAGAGGAAACGATCGCCAATGAATTCGATTTAGGCTTCAATCGCCGCGATGCTTTGATTGCAAGTGTCACGATTTTTGTGCTGTCAATCTTTGTCGGTTTTGAATTGATTACAAAGGTACCTCCAACCTTGCATACTCCGCTTATGTCAGGTTCGAATGCAATCAGCGGTATTACCGTCGTCGGCGCCCTGCTGGCCGCGGGACTCACGGGTGGAAAGCTCGCGGGTTGGTTAGGCATGTTGGCCGTGATGATGGCCACAATCAATGTTGTGGGAGGCTTTTTGGTGACTCATCGAATGCTTTCCATGTTCCGACGACGCTAA